GAACCGTTCATATTCGGAACACCCAACCAGGAATACATCGATGCAGAAATTGAGTGGTATGAGTCTTGTAGCGGGAGTGTTGATACTCTATTTGATATGTACGGAAAGCGAGTTGCTATTTGGGACTCTATAGCCGACGATGATGGATACGTCAACTCAAACTATGGACAATTGATCTATACATGGCGAGGAGTTAGCGAATCACAGTATATGAAAGTATTCCGTGAGCTAAAACGTGATCCGCAATCGCGGAAAGCCGTAATGATCTACACCGACCCTAAGATCCACGATACGTGGAACTATAACGGTATGTCCGACTTCTACTGCACAAACGTAGTACAGTATCAGATCCGCCATGGATTCCTGACAGCTGTAGTACAAATGCGTTCAAATGATGCTGTCTTTGGATATAACAACGACTACGCGTGGCAGCGCCATGTACTCGAGAAGCTAGCAGATGATCTCGAAGTGCAGCCAGGCAACATCATTTGGCAAGTAGGCAATATGCATGTCTACGAACGTCACTTGGAATTAGTATAATGGAAATTTCACAATTTATCGGTATCAGTATGATGGTAGTTTCTTGCCTGGGATTCATGCGAGCTGTATATGAAATGTGAGGGGAGCCTTCGGGCTCTCTTTTCCATTATTTTTTGAATCACCGACATCCGCCGGGGATTTGCGTTTTGTCCGCCGCTTGCGCGACGAACTTTCACCGAACTCTCACCTATATGGAGAATTATATGAACGCAGAAGATATCCTGCAGAAAGCAATTGATATTAAACGCCGGAAATCGGCAGATTACCAAGGTTCCCGCTGGACCGAGGAGGACTACTTCCCCTTCGGGGATGTAAGTTTCCTACATATGATCCACACAAAATATCTCCGTATCCGCTCTGTAGCTGAACAAGAACAGTCCAACTTTGAATCTCTCGATGACTCTCTCGTGGACATGATCAACTACTGTGCTATGTACGGTGCGTGGCTTCATAACCAGAAGTTCAAGGAGAACCTAGCAGATGACTTAGGAGGTTATGATGGGTCGCAAGATGCATCCGAATTCGTTAGCTAATTTGGATCCAGCAAAAACATTCGCTACTGACAACGAAGTTGCTCGTATGGCACAAAAGAAGTCCGTAGAGGCACGCCACGCTAACAAACTAAAGCGTGAGGCGCTCAAGCAAAAAGCACAGGAAATCAAGGACTTACTGAAAGCAGTTAGCGGAGATGAGAAGTTGACTGCGCTAGAGGTCCTCAAAGTCCGCATGATGCACGCCATCGATGAGCAGGACTGGGACACCGCAGCAGACATTGCTACTAAGATTGCTCCCTACGAGGCACCCAAGCTACAAGCAGTTGAGCAGACTAACAAAGATGTCTCAGCGAGTGAACTAACAGATGACGAGCTAGATGCACGTCTCAAAGCATTACTGGAGAAGAAAGACAAATGAGTAAGATTGAGGACATCCGTGAAATGCACAATAAGTTCGGGGTTTACCGTTGGATTGTAGACCACCCGGATAAGCTGCAGAAGCTCATGGACTTACGTATGATGATGCTTACGGAGGAATACCGTGAAACAGTCGCAGCAGTTGAAGCCGGCGACGCAGAAGAAGTCGTTGATGGGCTTATTGATATTATCGTCATCGCTCTTGGCACACTGGATATCTGTAATGTTGATCCCACTGTTGCTTGGAATCGTGTTATGTCAGCTAATCTCATGAAAGAGGTTGGTGTCAAAGAAGGTCGTCCTAATCCCCTGGGCTTACCTGATCTCATAAAACCAGAAGGCTGGCAAGCACCCAGTCATAAGGATAACCATGGTAGAATCGCAGAATTCCTTAAAGATCCCAGTAAGTAATAAGTTTATAGAGTTTCGTAATAATAAAGCGATGCTCTATAATAAAACTAAGAAACCGACATCCGCAGCCCTCATGCGCGCAGACTGTGAGCTTTATGAGTGGCACATGGCCCAAATCAACGAATGGGAACCGTCATCAACCTGGAGCTGGGACGGCGTCTCTGACAAGTATGGAAAGGTAGATGTTAAAGTTATCGACAAGTGGTGGAACATACCTATTAGCAAAGGACGGAACCTATTCCGGC
The genomic region above belongs to Chromatiales bacterium and contains:
- a CDS encoding dCMP hydroxymethylase — protein: MDTVRAIREQFRTLKAVQPDATHLELLGVSFLANEPFIFGTPNQEYIDAEIEWYESCSGSVDTLFDMYGKRVAIWDSIADDDGYVNSNYGQLIYTWRGVSESQYMKVFRELKRDPQSRKAVMIYTDPKIHDTWNYNGMSDFYCTNVVQYQIRHGFLTAVVQMRSNDAVFGYNNDYAWQRHVLEKLADDLEVQPGNIIWQVGNMHVYERHLELV
- a CDS encoding DUF1599 domain-containing protein, with translation MNAEDILQKAIDIKRRKSADYQGSRWTEEDYFPFGDVSFLHMIHTKYLRIRSVAEQEQSNFESLDDSLVDMINYCAMYGAWLHNQKFKENLADDLGGYDGSQDASEFVS